The Brassica napus cultivar Da-Ae unplaced genomic scaffold, Da-Ae ScsIHWf_2556;HRSCAF=3303, whole genome shotgun sequence genome has a segment encoding these proteins:
- the LOC106410052 gene encoding SKP1-like protein 4, which produces MSKKITLKSSDGISFQVDEAVALMSPRIKRMIEDDRTGNGITIPNVNSAALAKVIEYCKKHVEANADDTELKAWDLDFARALEGLDKDAFFAVASAAHFLNIGGLFDLTCKTVAEMVRGKTVDQIRDIFHIKNDYTDAEEAKMRKENAWAFE; this is translated from the exons ATGTCGAAGAAGATCACCCTCAAGAGCTCCGACGGCATATCTTTCCAGGTCGATGAAGCCGTTGCGCTCATGTCTCCGAGAATCAAGCGCATGATCGAAGACGACCGCACCGGTAATGGAATCACTATTCCAAACGTGAACAGTGCAGCCCTCGCAAAGGTTATCGAGTACTGCAAGAAGCACGTCGAAGCCAACGCTGATGACACTGAGCTCAAGGCTTGGGACTTAGATTTCGCCAGAGCTCTCGAGGGCCTCGACAAGGATGCTTTCTTCGCTGTCGCCTCT GCTGCACATTTTCTGAACATCGGTGGACTTTTTGACCTAACGTGCAAGACTGTGGCCGAAATGGTGAGAGGCAAGACTGTAGATCAGATTCGCGATATCTTCCACATCAAGAACGACTATACAGATGCGGAAGAAGCTAAGATGCGCAAGGAGAATGCATGGGCCTTTGAGTGA